In one window of Helianthus annuus cultivar XRQ/B chromosome 17, HanXRQr2.0-SUNRISE, whole genome shotgun sequence DNA:
- the LOC110926088 gene encoding xyloglucan endotransglucosylase/hydrolase protein 9, whose product MFFPQQKPCNMSSIMADSSSSLVAVALFLSLFFCANATAKFDQLFQPYWAPDHFSFDGDAVNMKLDNFSGAGFSSKSKYMFGKVNIQIKLVEGDSAGTVTAFYMSSDGPKHHEFDFEFLGNTTGEPYVVQTNVYVNGVGNREQRLNLWFDPTKDFHTYSILWNQRQVVFLVDETPIRVHTNLEHKGIPFPKDQAMGVYSSIWNADDWATQGGRVKTDWTHAPFVASYRAFEIDGCECPVTTADSDNAKRCANSGGWWDQPVLSELNVHQSHQLIWVRANHMIYDYCSDTGRFPSVPAECEHHRH is encoded by the exons ATGTTTTTCCCACAACAAAAACCTTGTAATATGTCTTCCATCATGGCTGATTCTTCTTCATCTTTAGTTGCTGTTGCATTGTTTCTATCTTTGTTCTTTTGTGCTAATGCTACTGCTAAATTTGATCAGCTGTTTCAGCCTTACTGGGCTCCTGATCATTTCTCGTTTGATGGTGATGCCGTCAACATGAAGCTAGATAACTTCTCTG GAGCTGGATTTTCATCAAAGTCAAAGTATATGTTCGGAAAAGTCAACATTCAGATCAAGCTTGTTGAAGGCGATTCCGCGGGAACTGTAACTGCATTCTAC ATGTCATCTGACGGTCCAAAACACCACGAGTTTGATTTCGAATTCCTGGGGAACACTACCGGCGAGCCTTACGTTGTGCAGACAAATGTGTACGTGAATGGTGTGGGTAACAGGGAACAGAGGCTGAACCTGTGGTTTGACCCAACAAAGGACTTCCATACTTACTCTATTCTATGGAACCAGCGTCAAGTTGT GTTTTTGGTTGATGAGACACCAATTAGAGTGCACACTAATTTGGAACACAAAGGTATTCCATTCCCTAAAGACCAAGCAATGGGTGTTTACAGCTCGATTTGGAATGCGGACGACTGGGCCACACAAGGGGGCCGGGTCAAGACTGACTGGACCCATGCCCCCTTTGTGGCGTCGTACCGCGCATTCGAAATAGACGGGTGCGAGTGTCCCGTGACAACTGCGGATTCCGATAATGCAAAGCGATGTGCCAACAGCGGTGGTTGGTGGGATCAACCGGTGTTGTCTGAGTTAAATGTGCATCAAAGCCACCAGTTGATTTGGGTGCGGGCAAACCATATGATTTATGACTACTGCAGTGACACTGGTCGGTTTCCATCGGTTCCAGCGGAATGCGAACACCATCGTCATTAG
- the LOC110923903 gene encoding uncharacterized protein LOC110923903 encodes MLEVQMPSEYGARYPSEGDTGADAPAGYVTMWSDFFGDCNLRLPLTVFVVDILEWYKVHISQVSPFGMIRIRNFEFTFRALGIEPTVGDFRRFYQMTVSMGFFSFRLRDGTPKLMTPPKGMTMWKKKFFYIKSAALAVNMTFRNVTETIIAETIAMPSLKSVQWFPQLQTIESVKLTNTQLWLLRMMLRRGKNSKPVVREKSGEDAPAWRMFAPDFEGTVETVVCADGEQDHNTIIRSNFRVPTAAALAVELPVGKGDLGALGDPEAKGVPKRQTVKGVRFRQKKIKEVTTVPHLVPQAAAAESRSGAAKKQAEEVAAGGTAAGPPVIGEKRRPEQKAAGGVETKRRRLVTKRSAPAQKKPAVVVERQDEDFSIFDAPESPPRAMDAGGAEVPSTPPVKVVPESTVQKEGTAENAAAQIFDTVDSSNNLISPNEGDDLSLRFTATGKQHSDAEPQKTGDEARQHDAGPQKSAVDKGTSSSADGAGYDGPPIQPGESELEYYYRTYSQDRGTLYHRPPWTVLQGDDIANDPAACREILGGLGTPFEVERARAAPRELRINQLSTMLVGTSIVANAILEDYKVLGRREEDAARMRAEAEKLVQAARAGAEQFEKDKAAFEKQKQTSEWAAAAQLKQIVEAIMNAPETSSGLDLVKERARDAGFKAGFNRCIGHINAARHIANNSVYHERTKHVEMDCFFVRERVESKEIVPMNISSKMQIADLLTKGLSRQQLGFLLGKISMINLHASS; translated from the exons ATGCTGGAGGTCCAAATGCCCTCGGAATATGGGGCTCGGTACCCATCagagggtgatactggtgccgacgctccggccggttatgtgaccatgtggtCCGATTTCTTCGGAGATTGTAACCTCCGATTAccgttgacggtgtttgttgtggatatcttggagtggtacaaggtccacatttctcaagtgaGTCCGTTTGGGATGATTCGGATTCGTAACTTTGAGTTTACCTTCcgtgctcttggcatagagcctaccgttggagacttccgacggttttatcagatgacagtgtccatggggttcttttctttccgtctaCGAGACGGTACCCCAAAGCTGATGACTCCCCCtaaggggatgacgatgtggaagaagaagTTCTTCTACATCAAGTCTGCTGCCCTTGCTGTGaatatgacgtttcggaatgtgaccgagacgatcatagcaGAGACCATTGCGATGCCCAGTTTGAAATCAGTGCAATGGTTCCCGCAACTGCAGACTATTGAGTCTGTGAAGTTGACCAACACGCAACTATGGCTGTTGCGTATGATGTTGAGGAGGGGCAAGAACTCGAAACCCGTGGTGCGGGAAAAGagcggtg AAGATGCCCccgcatggaggatgtttgctCCGGATTTCGAGGGTACGGTTGAGACCGTAGTTTGTGCGGATGGTGAACAGGATCACAACACTATCATCCgtagtaacttccgggtgcctactgcggctgcactggcagttgagttgccAGTAGGCAAAG gtgatcttggggccttgggggaccctgaagcgaaaggtgtgccaaagaggcaaactgtgaagggcgtgcgcttccgccaaaagaagataaaggaggtcacTACTGTGCCTCATTTGGTGCCGCAGGCAGCAG ccgcggagtcacgttctggtgctgcgaagaagcaggcaGAAGAGGTGGCTGCGGGAGGGACAGCTGCGGGTCCCCCTGTGATTGGTGAGAAGAGGaggccagagcagaaagctgctggtggtgttgaAACCAAACGTCGGAGGCTAGTAACCAAAAGGTCTGCTCCGGCGCAGAAGAAACCTGCGGTTGTCGTTG AGCgtcaagatgaagatttttctatcttcgatgCTCCGGAGTCCCCTCCGCGTGCCATGGATGCGGGTGGAGCGGAGGTGCCATCGACACCTCCCGTCAAGGTGGTACCTGAGTCAACCGTGCAgaaggagggtaccgcagagaatgcTGCGGCCCAGATATTTGATACTGTCGACTCGTCCAACAacctgatctctcccaatgagggagacGATTTGAGTTTGCGGTTCACTGCTACCGGGAAGCAACATTCTGATGCTGAACCGCAAAAAACTGGCGATGAagcgcggcagcatgatgctgggCCGCAGAAGTCTGCGGTTGATAAGGGTACCAGTTCGTCGGCCGATGGTGCGGGGtatgacgggcctccaattcagcctggggagtctgaattggagtattactaccgcacctacTCCCAGGATCGCGGTACGCTGTAccatcgacccccctggactgtattgcagggggatgatattgctAACGACCCTGCGGCCTGCAGGGAGATCCTGGGCGGTCTTGGGACCCCTTTTGAAGTTGAGCGGGCTCGTGCCGCACCGCGggagctgcgtataaaccagctctcgaccatgttggtagggacttccattgtggctaatgccattttggaagattataaggtgctgggccgccgcgaggaagaTGCTGCTCGCATGCGGGCAGAAGCGGAAAAGCTGGTCCAGGCTgcccgtgcgggtgcggagcagttCGAGAAGGataaagctgcttttgagaagcagaagcagacttcGGAATGGGCTGCCGCTGCCCAGCTAAAACAG attgtcgaGGCTATAATGAATGCTCCTGAGACCTCATcaggtttggacctggttaaggaacgtgcgcgTGATGCGGGCTTCAAGGCTGGTtttaaccgctgcattgggcacaTCAAT GCAGCCCGTCACATTGCCAACAACTCTGTTTACCATGAGAGAACAAAGCACGTTGAGATGGATTGCTTCTTTGTGCGTGAACGTGTAGAATCAAAGGAAATTGTTCCAATGAATATCAGCAGCAAGATGCAAATTGCAGACCTACTGACAAAGGGCCTTTCTAGACAACAACTTGGTTTCTTACTTGGCAAGATTAGCATGATCAACTTACATGCTTCATCTTGA